A stretch of DNA from Natrinema halophilum:
CCACGCCGATGGTCGCGTCGTTGCTTGCGGGCATCTCTGGCCTCTTTCTGATACGTTCGACTGCCGACGCCGACGCGAGACTCGTCATCGCAGGTCATCGCCCGTTCGAGGTGATACTCGCCCGTCTTGCACTGTTAACCGGGATAAGCACGATTGCCACGCTGGCCGCCGTTGGCGTAATGCGCGTCGCATTCGCGCCCGAACGGCTCGGTTGGTTCGCCGCTGCAGTCCTCCTTACGGCCCTCATCTACGGCACGTTTGGCGTCACAGTCGGCACACTACTGGTCAAGCTCCCTGGCGTCTACCTCGTGCTCTTTGGGTCGATGATCGACCTGTTCCTCTTCCAGAATCCACTGGCGACGGAGACGCCGAATGCGGCCACGCTCGCACCCGGTTACTATCCGCTTCGTCTCGCGATGGACGCCGGTTTCAGTCAGCAGGTCGACCTCGAACCGCTCGTGTGGAGCCTCGGTGTCCTCACCGTCTTCGGGGCACTTGCCGTCGCCTCGTTCTCTCGGTCGGTCCGCGTCTAGCGCTTCGAGCTATTTACACCACGACCTGAGTCGAGATCGTATCGCCCCATCCCGGCGAATAGTCCACGAAAACGCTGTCAGTCCCCGGGCGCGAAACCGGATGATCGCACTGTCTCGGTTCGACAACGAAAATTCGGCCCCGTCGGAACACCGATCCCGTTTCGCCACAGGACCTGCACGCGAGACATGTCGTTCAGACTGAGGTAATAATTGTGCCAATCTCTGACGACACGATTGCTCGAGAACAGCCCGATACCGGTGCGAAAGGGATTTCTATCGGACGTTCTACCGGTCCGTCGTCGACCTATCAGTCAGAATATCTCGCCGAATCGAACAGATCGATACGGGGCCGTTCACTACCCCCTTCGTAACCAGGGTGGGCCGTTCGACCCATCCGGAATTCGTCACTCTATGAGCGCGTCAGAATCTACAGTAAACGTCAACCGATTCGTCACGAATCTCCTCGAGTTCAGATATCGGGAGGTGATGATGGTCTTCGCCACGCTCAGCGTGGTCGCGGGATCGATCGTTTTCTTCCCGGGAACTGAAAACGTGGGTGCTGGTATCCAGTCAGACGTGTCGCTTGGACTGCTCGCAGCGTTCCTTCTCGTCGCGATCGCTGCCGGTGCTGTCAAGGGTATGATTGGATTCGGCTACGCCCTTATTACGACCCCGATCTTCGCAACGGTGATCGATCCGACCTTTGCAGTCGTCGTTCTGGCGATTCCGCCGTGGATGATCAACATGTTCCAGATCGGAGAAACCGATACGGGGCTTTCCTTCGTTCGCGAAGAATGGCAGCTCATGTTGCTGGCCGTCGTTGGAACGGTAATCGGCGTCGTCTTTCTGGCCGAATTCAGCGCCGGCCCCATCGTCCCCTTCGTCATCGGTTTGATTATTTTCGGCTACGTCGTCTTCCAGTTCATCCAGAATTTCGTGACCGTCGAAGAGGCCCACCACCCAGTTGCACTCGGCACTGCCGGCTTCCTCGAGGGGTTTTTGCTGGCCGTCGCGAACCTCGGCCCGCTCCTCCCCGTTTATTTCCACACGTTCGAGCGCGACGCAGAGCGATACATCGGCGGCCTCTCGATGGTTCTCGGAACGGTGTTCACCATTCGAATCGTGCAGATGGGGCTTTTCACCGACCTGCTGACGACCTATCGACTGTGGCTCGGATCGGTGATCGCCGTAGTCACGATCGTCGGGCTACTTTTCGGCACGTACCTCCGCCGACTCGAGGTCGACCAGGAGACGTTCAACTGGTTCGTCGTCGGACTGCTGTTTATCATCTCGATCAATATCTTCCGGAACACCGTTCCCGCACTGTTCTTCTAGGCGCCACAGTTCATATCAATTGGTCTAATCTACGCGGCCGTTCGGTATCAAATCCGGAGTGCACTGCTCAACCGACAAAACCACTCACCGGGCCGAGGCCACGAACGTAGAAGCGAATTTCCTGTTCTCACCAGTCCGACCCTGGTTTCTGAGCTGTCCGGGCTGGCAGTATTCTCGAGTCGAACGGGCACGCGTAATCGGTTTTCGGGCGAGTAAATGTACAGTTCACAGTGACGTGCCGAAATCGGTATTCGATGTGAAACCGACAGAAAGTGAATGCTCCGACTGGGATTCGAACCCAGGTCATTGCCGTGAGAGGGCAATATGATTGGCCGGACTACACTATCGGAGCGCGCCGGTCAACGCATTTTATCGTAGCGCAGAACGATGTTTAAGGATTCCGTTTCGATTCAGGCATGGCGGTTCCTCGCATAGGCACGGACGTTGACGTCCGCTATTCGTCGAACGGTGACTTCGTCGCTTCGGGTTCGAAGCCCTCGAGGCTGATGATGTTTTCGCGGCCGACCCGGAGTTTGCTGATCGTTCCGTCGTCCTCCATATCAGAGAGGAGCATACTCACTTTCGACTTCGACCACCCTGTTTCGTCGACGATGTTGACCTGTTTCATCCGACCACCGTTTTCCTGAATGAGCTTCACGACACGGTCTTCGTCCGTCAATAGTTCCTCCTCAGAAAACGGCGTAGATTCTCGTCGATCGTCGGATTCGCCCGGCGCGTGACGGTTCTGTTCGGTATCCTTGGCTGCCCCACTCGATGCGCCACCGGCCGCAGACGCCGATGTTGCTCCTGGCGATCGATCGGCCGTTTTTTCGGCGGACCGCACGGAACCGGGACCGTATCGTCGGTACCAGACGGCTACTGCGATAGCAGCACCGATAACCACGAGTCCACCCACGACGTATCGTATGAAACCGTCGCCTCTGTTCGGCGAAGAGAGATCGCTGCCCCCGGTGCCGATGTCGCTGCCGTCGGGATGGTCGAAAATCGCGCGCGGACGCCCGTCGACGAACTCGCGCTCGCCGCTCCACCGGACCGAATCTGCGTTCTCGAGCGAGTTGCCAGCGTACTTACCATCGGGTTCGACGCTGTGAAAACTGAGGTCGCCTCCCGCCTCGATGACGATCGATTGATCGGAGGCAAGGTAAATATCCTGAAAGGCATCACCGGCGTGGACCTGCCCACTCTCGGTTTTGGCGAAATTCGTCCACAGAAAAGACATTTCGACGACCCCCGTCGCTGTAAACTGTTCTTCGACGCGTGCGGATCGGCGAAAGTTCGTCGCCTTCATTTCGCGACCCGTCTCCTGAGCTCCTGTTTCGGTCAGCAGCCGTGACTGGTTTTGAAATCGGTCGTACAGTCCGGTTTCGTTGGCTTCGAACTCGTCGGCGAACGATTCGAAGTTTTTCCGAGCCGCGGTCGCGTTCTCGTCGTTCGAGAACCGCTGTTCGTGACGGAAGGTCCACGTCGCACTCCCGTTCTCGTGGACGACGATTTCGAAGGTCGTGGTGTCGAAGTTCTGTGTGTCCTGTGAAACGAATTTGTTAGGCTCAGGGGTGGTGGCCACCGCGGTCGGGTTCCCCCCGTCGGCGGTCGTATCCGCCGTCGACTGAACAGCCGATCCCGTAGTCGCCAGGACGACAGATCCGCTGGCGCCGACGACCGATGCGAGGATGGCGAGAACGACGAGTCCGACGGAGACCGGCCGATTCATTCGTCTACCCACTACGTGCCGTAGCTAAAAATCCTTGTGAATATGAAGGGGGTGACGAAAACGCACCGATCGACCGCCTAATCCCCAGAGATAGCGTCCTACAGCGTATGAAGCCTAAATTCGTTCGTTCTCTGGCGTCTGCCACCATGTCGATACCCACAAATCGATCGACCGCATACGAGGGTCCATGATCAGCAACCTCGCGCAGGGAGTTCAGGCCTTTACGAGCAACGTCTTTCTCGTGACCGGCGATCGACCCGTCCTCGTCGATACGGGAGCGAATTTCGACGTCGTCGACGCCATTCGCTCTCGAGTCGACGAACTCGAGGCGGTCGTTCTCACGCACACACACCGCGATCACGTCGGCAATCTCGGGCCGGTCACGAACGACTTCGGGATAGACGCATGGGGGTACGACGCGTCGATCGACGGCGTCGATCACGCCATCGCCGACGAGGAACGCATTCAATTAGGCGACCACGAGTACGTCGCTCTTTACACGCCGGGCCACAAAAACGACCACCTCTGTTTTTACTCCGAGACGGCTGGCGTGTTATTCGCTGGCGATCTCGTCTTCCAGAACGGAAGCTTCGGTCGGACCGACCTCGAGGAAGGTGACAGAGGGACCCTGATCGAAAGCATCGATCGTGTCCTCGAGCGAATCAGTCCCGACCTCGAGGAGATGCATACCGGCCACGGACCGAGCGTATCGACGAATCCGTACGAACACGTCGAACTCTCGGCGCAGATGGCCCGCCAGAGGTAATCCAATTCGCCGACGACCGCCGTAAGGACCCCGTACGAATCGATATCGGACGGTTGAATCCCCTCTGGAGATGTTCGAACGGCTTCCGTCGGTCCACCGACGGAGACCGGTTACACCTGTCCAGCGGATTCAAGTAATGCGTCGTAAGCTTCCCCGTACGCGAGTGCGATCCGTTCAGGGTCGGCTCGACCGTCGCTGCTGAGTGCCGGCAGGTGAAGAACGTCGAGCGGATCGAGATAATCGAGGACGTGAGCAACGCGCTTTTCGAGGACGCCGTCTTTCGGGCTCGAGCGGGCAATTTCGCATGCGCGGCAGTAGCGATCGCCCGAATAAATCCGTACGCGGCCGGGTTCGACAGCTGCGACGGCAGCGATCGATGCTGGATCTACCGACGCAAGAGGGAGCGCGATGTCGCTGTACGACTCGACGACGGCGACGTCGGCCCTTTCGATCTCGTTGGCCAGTCGCTCGAACGTTGGAACGTACTCCCGTTCGGCGAGGGCATTGAACTCTTCTACCGTGTCGACGGAAATCGCGTCCTCGAGCGGGAGCGCATCGGCCACCGCGTCGGGGACGTCGGCAGTGGCATTGCGAACGAAAAGCGGTTCGTCGTCGCTTCGTCCGATGCGGTCGACGACGAACTCGCGATCGGTTCGACCGAGCAAGCCGTTTCCGCCGCCCGGTGTGGGTTGCCAGAGGCGATGGACGGGATTCAATTCCTCGGGTGGCCTGCCGCGGCCATCAGCTGACGAAAGACGAGCAGCGTCCTTGCCGTAGAGCCGGCCGTCGGTGATCGCCCGCAGACAGTCGTCGTGGTCGAACCAGAAATCGTTCCCGGCGCGTGGTTTGTAGCCGACTGCGCCAGTCCGATAGAGCAAACCGGTCGAAAACGTCGTCTTGCCGGCGTCGACCCGATCGGCGCCGACCACAAGGAGGATCATTCTTTCAGTCCGTAGTAGCCCGGCTCGTCTTCAGACCGAGGCTCGGCGACGACGAGATCATCCGCGTTGGTCATAATCCACGGAATTGCCCAGTCGAGCAGAATATCTTCGGTCTCTCGGTCGATATCGGCTTCGGGCTCGAGGCCCTGTAATAAGCGTGCGATTTCGTAGACAGTGTACATGTGATCGGTCTCGAGGAGTTCCTCGGGTGTGTAGAAGTCACACGGCGGAAGGTTCTCGAATTCGGATTTCGGGACGGGCATACGCTGACGTACTGGCGGCCGATGCCTAAATCGTTCGTTCGACCCCGCCCGTACCGAACGACGCGAGATAGTCCTCGAAAACGGACGATCGTCGACGGATGGATACGGCGGTATTCCGTACGATGATACTACCGTGTACGGAAACGGTATTTCTTAGGAGTTTCGAGAGCTGACGACTGCGGTACGAAACCAAACCGACGAATTAAAAGAGACAAAGCACACAGACCCCAGAAACCTGCACCCTCCGGTCCCGGTGGGCTGATAAAGTTTTATTTCCAAACATATCATCAGTTCCTAATGGCGGGAGGTAATGGGTTAATACAACTAATCTACGGTCTCTCAACCGCCACTGCACTTTTCGTCGGATTAAAAATACATAGTTATAGAGGCAGGAAAGGCGCTGAACGAATAGCCATTTACATGTTTGGCTCGGCTATCTGGGCTGGTTCGCTCTTTCTCGCCACGATCGTTGACGGATTTGCACTTTCCTTTTCTTCCAACAGTCACTCTACGTCGGCGTCGTCCTCTCTGTCGCCGCAGCGTTCCGTTTCGGACTCGAGTATACCGGCCGCGAACGGTTCGTTCATCCCAGAATAATCGCGCTGCTCTCGATCGAACCAATCGTCGTCGTTGCGCTCGTGTTTTCGAATCCGTGAGATATTTTTTACACATCGCTCGCACGGGATCCGACGACGCCGACCGGCGTCGGATCGAACTGGGACCTGGATTCGCGCATCACACCGTCTACTCGTACGTCCTTCTTACGGCGTTTACGCTGATGATCGTCGAACTGTTATATAATTCGCAGTCGCTGTACCGGGGACAGGCGCTCGCTCTGTTCACCGGAACGATATGTACCTTAGCTCTGAACGTAATCACGATCTTCGGTTTGGTCGACATTCATTTGACGCCGATCGGGGTCATCCTCAGCGGGACGCTGTACTCGGTCGCGATCATCCGCTATCGGCTGACCGATATCGTGCCGATCGCCCGCGATCGCGTGCTCGATCACGTTTCGGACGGCGTCTTCGTTCTCGACAGGGACGACCGATTGATCGACGTCAATCCGGTCGGTCGAACCCTTCTCCAAGATCTCGATTCCGCTCCGATCGGAGAACGCGTCGATTCGCTGTTCGCTCCCGTTCCGAAGCTCAAGGACGAATACGCAGCACTGACCGAAATCCGGACCGACGACGAGCGCGAGATCGAACTCGATGGCGACTACTTTTACGCACAGGTGACGCCGATCGACGATGGTCGCGACCGCCACGTCGGCTGGCTCCTCATCATCCGCGACGTCACCGATCGAAAGCGACGCGAAGCCCAGCTAAAACGCCAGAACGAGCGCCTCGAGCGATTCGCCGACGTCGTCTCCCACGACTTGCGAAACCCACTGAACGTCGCTGACGGCTACCTCGAGTTGGCCTCCGAGGCCGACGACCCCGAATCGCACCTCCACAAAATCGAGCAGTCTCACGATCGAATGGAAGCGATCATCGAGGACGTCCTTACGATAGCTCGAGAAGGCGACGCCGTCTCTGACACAGAGCCGGTCGCACTGGGAGAGCTAGCTGAGCGGGCCTGGGCGACCGTCGATAGCGGCGACGCCACGCTGACGGTTGCATCCGACAAGCCGTTTCTCGCCGATCCCGGTCGGATGCGGCGACTGCTCGAGAATCTGTTTCGGAACGCGATCGAACATGGCAGGACAGACGATTCCGACCCAGACGGAACGGACGGCGCTAGCGGCTCGGGTGGCTCTCCGCTCCACGTCGAAGTTGGCAATCTCGAACTGGATACGACCGATGAGAGCGCTGGATTTTACGTAGCGGATGATGGCCGAGGACTTCCTGCTGACAGAGACCGCGTCTTCGAAGATGGCTACACCACTGACGCAAAAGGGACGGGATTTGGCCTGCGTATCGTCCGCGGAATCGCCACCGCCCACGACTGGGAGGTCGACGCCACCGTAGGCGAGGCCGACGGTGCCGGATTCGAGTTCCTCGGTGTCGAGACAGTCACAGATACTGGCCCATCGGATTCGGTGGTCAGTCCCGATTCAGAGGGAAAGCCCGCATCCTCCTGACCGGTGGGTGAACTGAGGCCGTCAGATGTGGAGACGGTCGTTCGATCGACCGGCTTCCGAGACTGGGTTGTTTCTGTCTCCTGCTCTGTGAATCACATTCGTCACGCCGCCTCCTTGCCGGAGACTACCCGCGAGGGTATTCTTATCCCTCTCTCGCAGTCGTTGATCGTCATTGCCGACCCCGCTCGCGAAGTCGCGGCCAGCGAGTACTCGCTTGCCGCAGCAGTGCGAACGGTGGGTCCATCGTTTCAATGAGTACTATATTGCCAGTATACTTTAGTAACGTTACGTATCAGTACGTTCCAGTAATGGTCGGGCACGGGATGGCACAGGCGATCTACGCCATTGCGGCCGTTACGGCACTCCTCGTTTGTAGCATTATATTCCGTCATCGAGAGAAAAAGGGTGCTGTTTGGCTGGCCGTGTTTATGTTCGCTTCTGCTGTCTGGGCCGGTTCGCTCTTTCTTGCGACCATCGTTGACAGTTTTGCCCTTTCGGTTTTCTTTCGAAAATCGATCTACTTCGGCGTGGGTCCAGTCGTCGCCTCAATGCTTCTGTTTGCCCTCGAGTATAGCGGGCGCGAACGATTCGTTCGTCCCGAAATCGTCGGTCTGCTCTCGATCGAACCGATTCTCGTCATCGTACTCGCGTATGTGAATCCTCGGGACTTTTTCTTCGCAACGGTCGAACCGGATCCGACGGTTCCATCCGGCGTTATTATCGACATAGGACTCGGTTTCGTGCTTCACACCGTCTACTCGTACGTCCTTCTCACGGCGTTTTCGCTGATGATCGTCGAGATGCTCTACAATTCGAAGTCGCTGTATCGAGGACAGTCGGGTGGCCTGCTCGTCGGAACGGCATTCACGTGGGCGATGAACGTGTTAACTGTTTTCAGTTCGGCAGAGGTCGACTTGACGCCGATCGGATTCATCGTCGGCGGGACGTTGTACTCGGTCGCGATCATCCGCTATCGGCTGACCGATATCGTGCCGATCGCCCGCGACCGCGTGCTCGATCACGTTTCGGACGGCGTCTTCGTTCTCGACAGGGACGACCGATTG
This window harbors:
- a CDS encoding sulfite exporter TauE/SafE family protein, which translates into the protein MSASESTVNVNRFVTNLLEFRYREVMMVFATLSVVAGSIVFFPGTENVGAGIQSDVSLGLLAAFLLVAIAAGAVKGMIGFGYALITTPIFATVIDPTFAVVVLAIPPWMINMFQIGETDTGLSFVREEWQLMLLAVVGTVIGVVFLAEFSAGPIVPFVIGLIIFGYVVFQFIQNFVTVEEAHHPVALGTAGFLEGFLLAVANLGPLLPVYFHTFERDAERYIGGLSMVLGTVFTIRIVQMGLFTDLLTTYRLWLGSVIAVVTIVGLLFGTYLRRLEVDQETFNWFVVGLLFIISINIFRNTVPALFF
- a CDS encoding helix-turn-helix transcriptional regulator; its protein translation is MNRPVSVGLVVLAILASVVGASGSVVLATTGSAVQSTADTTADGGNPTAVATTPEPNKFVSQDTQNFDTTTFEIVVHENGSATWTFRHEQRFSNDENATAARKNFESFADEFEANETGLYDRFQNQSRLLTETGAQETGREMKATNFRRSARVEEQFTATGVVEMSFLWTNFAKTESGQVHAGDAFQDIYLASDQSIVIEAGGDLSFHSVEPDGKYAGNSLENADSVRWSGEREFVDGRPRAIFDHPDGSDIGTGGSDLSSPNRGDGFIRYVVGGLVVIGAAIAVAVWYRRYGPGSVRSAEKTADRSPGATSASAAGGASSGAAKDTEQNRHAPGESDDRRESTPFSEEELLTDEDRVVKLIQENGGRMKQVNIVDETGWSKSKVSMLLSDMEDDGTISKLRVGRENIISLEGFEPEATKSPFDE
- a CDS encoding MBL fold metallo-hydrolase, producing the protein MISNLAQGVQAFTSNVFLVTGDRPVLVDTGANFDVVDAIRSRVDELEAVVLTHTHRDHVGNLGPVTNDFGIDAWGYDASIDGVDHAIADEERIQLGDHEYVALYTPGHKNDHLCFYSETAGVLFAGDLVFQNGSFGRTDLEEGDRGTLIESIDRVLERISPDLEEMHTGHGPSVSTNPYEHVELSAQMARQR
- a CDS encoding ATPase, which gives rise to MILLVVGADRVDAGKTTFSTGLLYRTGAVGYKPRAGNDFWFDHDDCLRAITDGRLYGKDAARLSSADGRGRPPEELNPVHRLWQPTPGGGNGLLGRTDREFVVDRIGRSDDEPLFVRNATADVPDAVADALPLEDAISVDTVEEFNALAEREYVPTFERLANEIERADVAVVESYSDIALPLASVDPASIAAVAAVEPGRVRIYSGDRYCRACEIARSSPKDGVLEKRVAHVLDYLDPLDVLHLPALSSDGRADPERIALAYGEAYDALLESAGQV
- a CDS encoding DUF5827 family protein, which gives rise to MPVPKSEFENLPPCDFYTPEELLETDHMYTVYEIARLLQGLEPEADIDRETEDILLDWAIPWIMTNADDLVVAEPRSEDEPGYYGLKE
- a CDS encoding histidine kinase N-terminal 7TM domain-containing protein; translated protein: MCTFLFFQQSLYVGVVLSVAAAFRFGLEYTGRERFVHPRIIALLSIEPIVVVALVFSNP
- a CDS encoding histidine kinase N-terminal 7TM domain-containing protein gives rise to the protein MRYFLHIARTGSDDADRRRIELGPGFAHHTVYSYVLLTAFTLMIVELLYNSQSLYRGQALALFTGTICTLALNVITIFGLVDIHLTPIGVILSGTLYSVAIIRYRLTDIVPIARDRVLDHVSDGVFVLDRDDRLIDVNPVGRTLLQDLDSAPIGERVDSLFAPVPKLKDEYAALTEIRTDDEREIELDGDYFYAQVTPIDDGRDRHVGWLLIIRDVTDRKRREAQLKRQNERLERFADVVSHDLRNPLNVADGYLELASEADDPESHLHKIEQSHDRMEAIIEDVLTIAREGDAVSDTEPVALGELAERAWATVDSGDATLTVASDKPFLADPGRMRRLLENLFRNAIEHGRTDDSDPDGTDGASGSGGSPLHVEVGNLELDTTDESAGFYVADDGRGLPADRDRVFEDGYTTDAKGTGFGLRIVRGIATAHDWEVDATVGEADGAGFEFLGVETVTDTGPSDSVVSPDSEGKPASS